Proteins encoded by one window of Desulfobaculum bizertense DSM 18034:
- a CDS encoding tetratricopeptide repeat protein gives MSTQANNIDEYIMELKGQLASNPQCANHYYNLGVAYLHKRMWQEAEKAFLDAVDNSPRMSEAYVQLGGIYLQRGDVDGCLNMNRIAKDCRPQFAVPFANLGFCYLQKGDVDRAIVNLKKAVNRDPEYVQAISTLGAAYYSDKNYEEAEKSLKKALELAPAFGPAWNNLCLLELDRGNVEKAALYAAKAEENGFTVADEIKEELNAAK, from the coding sequence ATGAGTACTCAAGCGAACAACATTGATGAATATATCATGGAGCTGAAGGGTCAGCTTGCTTCTAACCCTCAGTGCGCCAACCACTACTACAACCTCGGCGTTGCTTACCTGCACAAGCGTATGTGGCAGGAAGCAGAGAAGGCCTTCCTCGACGCGGTGGATAACTCCCCCCGTATGTCCGAGGCATATGTCCAGCTGGGTGGCATTTACCTCCAGCGTGGTGATGTTGACGGTTGCCTGAACATGAACCGCATTGCCAAAGACTGCCGTCCGCAGTTTGCTGTGCCGTTTGCAAATCTTGGATTCTGCTACCTTCAGAAGGGTGACGTTGACCGCGCCATTGTCAACCTGAAAAAAGCTGTGAATCGTGACCCCGAATACGTTCAGGCCATTTCTACTCTTGGCGCAGCATACTACTCCGACAAGAATTACGAGGAAGCCGAAAAGAGCCTGAAAAAGGCTCTGGAGCTGGCTCCTGCATTTGGTCCCGCGTGGAACAACCTGTGTCTGCTTGAGCTTGATCGTGGTAACGTTGAGAAAGCTGCCTTGTACGCTGCCAAGGCAGAAGAAAACGGCTTTACCGTTGCTGATGAGATCAAGGAGGAGCTGAACGCCGCAAAGTAA